The sequence AGCAACAATTTTTTTACGCATAGAACAACCTACAATTTATGAATGGAAAATTAATTGACAGCTTCAACTCTTCTGATGCCGGGCACTTCGCGAATCAAAGCCCGTTCGACTCCGGCTCTTAATGTCATTTGCGACATTGGACATTCGATACAGGCTCCGGTCAATTTAACTTCCACAATACCCTCCGGCGTTACCTGAACCAATTCAATATCGCCCCCGTCGGCGCGGAGATAAGGACGTATATTCTCCAATGCCTGTTCTACTTTTTCTTTTAATGTATCGCTCATAACTAACCTCTTTTAATTTCCTAAAACAATTTTAGGAATAGAATTTTGAGAATTGGCTTCCACTTGTTTTGACAGATTACGGGCAATTTCCCGGATAATTTTTGCTTCTTCGGCACCGGGATTCGAAATTACAATCGGTTTGCCGTAGTCGCCGCCAACGCGGATATCGGGATTAATCGGAATTTTGCCGAGCAACGGCGCCGAAAATTCTTTTGATAATTTTTCGCCTCCGCCGCTGCCGAACAATTCATATTTTTTACCTGTATCCGGCGCGATAAAATAACTCATATTTTCCACTATTCCAAGCACCGGTACGTTTACTTTCTGGAACATTCGTATCGCTTTTTTTACGTCTACAAGAGAAATATCCTGAGGCG comes from Melioribacter roseus P3M-2 and encodes:
- a CDS encoding NifU family protein; this encodes MSDTLKEKVEQALENIRPYLRADGGDIELVQVTPEGIVEVKLTGACIECPMSQMTLRAGVERALIREVPGIRRVEAVN